One part of the Salvelinus fontinalis isolate EN_2023a chromosome 4, ASM2944872v1, whole genome shotgun sequence genome encodes these proteins:
- the LOC129853859 gene encoding protein Niban 2-like: protein MGDLISSHLDEGKREIIKARTGEVIGEFGRLYEQQYAVALFNKVRFDIEGGGGPQPQLLRRKAPLENRSIFSGALFQFLEENKKWRNRFLFVPDSYNINYYDNKASHERGLHPKGTINCAGYKVLTSMDQYLELLNNSLPDVKAKVGNAPFLKCATEFLLILWHPYARHYYFCVVTEKEQKKWHAVFQDCVRHTNDGLLEESKVQTPAFTDSVRLFRQAHGQYGTWEMMCGTPPQILANLVMETLLPEVRDLITPGLKGKMYERQRNWMLICDAVYGLVVKQAQAQYEAVVQSCEAGRPLLEASIRKDMDQIITSKEHVSNKIKAVALPKAEKLLKVSIQPYISSILEALMEPTSRGFSEVRDVFFRELVDMSKNTLNDSTKEKLGEHMEKISMLAFHPVKMQSCYEKVEDLSLDGLQQRFDVSSPSVFVQRAQILMREQMDDAVYTFEQILHQSLEDQGPEGLCKSIQRCQDRVIKKFDYDSSTVRKRFFREALLQIFIPYMLKQLTPSVASELPRFQELIFEDFSRFILVENIFEEVVLHSVMKDIMMAVKEAAVQRRHNLYRDSIVLTSSDPNLHLLGDNTAIDWAGEYGTEPEEGQGQDEGEETGDTGEAHRRRRMKQVVSMIQLDGSPIMVNESCLEVPSVDGIPEEGEGEGEDQDADAPSSPEIVHQDPVKDNATTSKQKKKAPPPPVQPENSPSPALTNGSVLKGGESVTILSVAPEVQTKISEDVTQDAEREKKFREIESSLQENTESAIESAIQEIENAVQEEDSEPGVEVAAVSQETAVVVSPSSQEVSSVPSSKEKESLKTVQEEASAPAALTQENTSPSSEAVSSLLSTQMEAVAVTPIAQEEIPAPIPTALDTELLVPALTPTEIPAATTTALETEKVPVPAPMPEESESTESTSDVQRANPQPTVDLNSLPPPPPHATSEAVEKAAPSTEEPEAAEVIPEGVTVAQEGAAAQKKDSVTG from the exons GCCCCGCTGGAGAATAGGTCCATCTTCTCTGGAGCTCTGTTCCAGTTTCTGGAGGAGAACAAGAAATGGAGAAACCGTTTCCTCTTCGTTCCTGACTCCTACAACATTAACTACTATGACAACAAAGCG TCTCATGAGAGAGGGCTGCACCCCAAAGGAACCATCAACTGTGCCGGATACAAAGTTCTGACCTCGATGGATCAGTACCTGGAGCTACTCAACAACAGCCTGCCTG ATGTAAAGGCTAAAGTGGGCAACGCTCCCTTCCTGAAGTGTGCCACCGAGTTCCTTCTGATCCTGTGGCACCCGTATGCCCGCCACTACTACTTCTGTGTGGTAACGGAGAAAGAGCAGAAGAAGTGGCATGCAGTTTTTCAGGACTGTGTGAGACATACCAATGATG GTTTGTTGGAGGAGAGTAAGGTGCAGACGCCAGCCTTCACAGACTCAGTGAGGCTTTTTCGCCAGGCCCATGGGCAGTATGGCACCTGGGAGATGATGTGTGGCACACCTCCACAG ATTCTGGCCAACCTGGTGATGGAGACACTTCTTCCTGAGGTCAGGGATCTCATCACCCCGGGGCTGAAAGGCAAAATGTACGAAAGGCAGAGGAACTGGATGCTG ATCTGCGATGCTGTTTATGGTCTGGTGGTGAAGCAGGCCCAGGCCCAGTATGAGGCTGTGGTGCAGAGCTGTGAGGCTGGACGCCCCCTTCTAGAGGCCTCCATACGCAAAGACATGGACCAGATCATCACCTCCAAGGAGCACGTCAGCAACAAAATCAAAG CGGTGGCGCTGCCTAAGGCAGAGAAGCTGCTGAAGGTGAGCATCCAGCCCTACATCAGCTCTATCCTGGAGGCCCTGATGGAGCCCACCAGTCGAGGCTTCTCTGAGGTCAGGGACGTCTTCTTCAGAGAGCTGGTGGACATGAGCAAGAACACACTGAACGACAGCACCAAGGAAAAACTGGGAGAG CACATGGAGAAGATCTCTATGCTGGCTTTCCACCCGGTGAAGATGCAGAGCTGCTATGAGAAAGTGGAGGACCTGAGTCTGGACGGCCTGCAGCAGAGGTTCGACGTCTCCAGCCCCTCCGTGTTCGTCCAGAGGGCACAGATCCTCATGAGAGAG CAAATGGACGATGCGGTGTACACCTTTGAGCAGATCCTCCACcagagtctggaggaccaggggCCAGAGGGTCTCTGTAAGAGCATCCAGCGCTGCCAGGACCGGGTCATCAAG AAATTTGACTATGACAGCAGCACAGTCCGGAAGAGGTTCTTTCGAGAGGCTCTTCTTCAGATCTTCATCCCTTACATGCTGAAGCAACTCACTCCCTCTGTCGCATCT GAGCTGCCTCGTTTCCAGGAGCTGATTTTTGAGGACTTCTCTCGCTTCATCCTGGTGGAGAACATCTTTGAGGAAGTGGTGCTGCACTCTGTCATGAAGGACATCATGATGG CTGTGAAGGAGGCAGCAGTCCAGAGGCGACACAACCTGTACAGGGACAGCATTGTATTGACCAGCAGTGACCCCAACCTGCACCTGCTGGGGGACAACACTGCCATCGATTGGGCTGGGGAGTACGGGACAGAACCGGAGGAAGGGCAGGGACaagatgagggggaggagactGGTGATACTGGGGAGGCCCATAGGAGGCGCAGGATGAAGCAGGTGGTCTCTATGATCCAGCTGGATGGCTCCCCCATCATGGTCAACGAGTCCTGCCTGGAGGTGCCCAGTGTGGACGGCATccctgaggagggagagggagagggggaggaccaggACGCAGACGCTCCATCGTCTCCAGAGATCGTCCACCAGGATCCAGTCAAAGATAATGCAACCACTTCAAAACAAAAGAAGAAAGCCCCTCCACCTCCTGTCCAGCCAGAGAACAGTCCATCCCCTGCCCTAACGAACGGCTCCGTCCTGAAAGGAGGAGAGTCGGTGACAATCTTGAGTGTGGCCCCAGAGGTGCAGACCAAAATCTCAGAGGATGTGACCCAGGATGCTGAGCGTGAGAAAAAGTTCAGAGAGATCGAGAGCTCCTTACAGGAGAACACAGAATCAGCCATCGAGAGTGCCATACAGGAGATAGAGAATGCTGTGCAGGAAGAGGACAGCGAGCCAGGCGTGGAGGTGGCTGCAGTTTCACAGGAGACCGCAGTAGTAGTGTCCCCCTCAAGCCAGGAGGTTAGTAGTGTACCCTCAAGCAAAGAGAAGGAATCTCTGAAAACAGTTCAGGAAGAGGCTTCGGCACCAGCAGCTCTAACCCAAGAGAATACGTCTCCTAGTTCAGAGGCGGTATCTTCCCTACTCTCAACGCAGATGGAGGCAGTAGCAGTAACACCCATAGCACAAGAGGAGATCCCCGCACCCATACCAACAGCCCTGGACACAGAGCTCCTAGTGCCTGCACTCACACCAACAGAAATTCCTGCAGCCACGACAACAGCCCTGGAGACGGAGAAAGTCCCTGTCCCTGCACCAATGCCAGAGGAGTCGGAGAGCACTGAGAGCACTTCGGATGTCCAGAGAGCAAATCCACAACCCACGGTGGATTTGAACTCCCTGCCCCCTCCGCCTCCACATGCCACCAGTGAGGCGGTGGAGAAGGCTGCCCCCAGTACAGAGGAGCCAGAGGCAGCAGAGGTGATCCCTGAGGGAGTGACTGTGGCCCAGGAGGGAGCAGCAGCGCAGAAGAAGGACTCTGTGACGGGATAG